A genome region from Brassica oleracea var. oleracea cultivar TO1000 chromosome C2, BOL, whole genome shotgun sequence includes the following:
- the LOC106323964 gene encoding uncharacterized protein LOC106323964, with amino-acid sequence MATLGRFISRLSDKSHTFFETLKEPKDFEWAEECESALLEFKPYLTTPPLLSKPLLGEVLLLYVAVSEHGVSAVLVREEGTKKMPIYYVSKALLDAETRYSHLEKLSLALVIAARKLRPYFQAHPVVVVTSFPIKLVLHKPEVSVRLTKWAVELGEYDIIFWPAMAVKSQALADFVAEFSPALLPALEQEVRLQSGIKEEGEWILHVDGSSNVRGAGVGIVLTSPTGNTALRAIRFNFKATNNESEYKALIAGLSLAHQLGAENIKVYCDSQLIINQAPGEYWAKDDSMIRYLVVAQRLIKKFKSCKLTKIPREQYSQADALANLGSALETQIQMSIPLLVLQWPATLVEQQNEEISAIKEEETWMTPLVRYLEDDIFPEDHNESRKIKKKAARYCLSQGKLYRRSFSGPYLRCVTPREATKILVELHEGD; translated from the coding sequence CTTCGAAACACTCAAGGAGCCAAAGGACTTCGAATGGGCCGAGGAGTGCGAGTCGGCTCTTCTGGAGTTCAAGCCTTATCTTACCACTCCCCCTCTCTTATCTAAACCCTTGCTCGGTGAAGTCTTACTGCTATATGTCGCAGTATCAGAGCATGGAGTCAGCGCAGTCCTTGTTCGAGAAGAGGGAACCAAGAAAATGCCAATCTATTACGTGAGCAAAGCCCTTCTGGATGCGGAAACTCGCTACAGTCATCTAGAAAAGTTGTCTCTGGCCCTAGTGATCGCCGCTCGCAAGTTGCGGCCTTACTTTCAGGCTCATCCGGTGGTGGTCGTCACTTCCTTCCCTATAAAGCTGGTCCTACATAAGCCCGAGGTCTCCGTAAGATTGACGAAGTGGGCAGTGGAACTGGGGGAATACGATATAATCTTCTGGCCCGCTATGGCAGTTAAGTCCCAGGCCCTAGCGGACTTTGTGGCTGAATTTTCTCCAGCCTTGCTCCCGGCTCTCGAACAGGAGGTACGCCTTCAGAGCGGGATAAAGGAAGAAGGAGAATGGATCCTACATGTGGATGGATCCAGTAACGTTCGAGGGGCAGGAGTAGGGATCGTACTCACGTCCCCAACAGGGAACACAGCCTTGAGAGCCATAAGATTTAATTTCAAAGCGACGAACAACGAAAGCGAGTACAAGGCCTTGATCGCTGGGCTATCGCTCGCTCACCAGCTGGGTGCGGAGAATATCAAAGTCTATTGCGACTCCCAACTGATTATCAACCAGGCGCCGGGAGAATACTGGGCTAAAGATGACAGCATGATCCGGTATCTGGTAGTCGCTCAACGACTCATCAAGAAGTTCAAAAGCTGCAAGCTCACTAAGATCCCCAGGGAGCAGTATTCACAAGCTGATGCTCTGGCCAACTTAGGGTCCGCCCTCGAGACCCAGATCCAGATGAGCATCCCCCTGTTAGTGCTCCAATGGCCAGCCACCCTAGTAGAGCAACAAAACGAAGAGATTTCCGCCATCAAAGAAGAAGAAACCTGGATGACTCCCCTGGTCCGGTACCTGGAGGACGATATATTTCCAGAAGACCACAACGAGAGCAGGAAAATCAAGAAGAAAGCCGCTAGGTACTGTCTCTCTCAGGGAAAGCTATACCGAAGATCGTTCTCTGGCCCATATCTGAGATGTGTTACACCCCGTGAAGCAACTAAGATCCTAGTGGAATTACACGAGGGAGATTGA